In the genome of Arabidopsis thaliana chromosome 4, partial sequence, the window AGTCTTACACCACAAAGTTCTCTCCTTTATGACGTTCACATTACAAGTATCAATTACCAATCTGAGTTGCAGAGGAAAGAATTCAGAAACAGTGGAAAAGTATGGTACCATTTGGCACGAGCAGAGATCATGACGGCCATAGGTTGTGCCTCTCTACATGACCCTTCAGTGGCGATCTTGTGAAGGCCAAACAACTCCATCTTAGCTTCAGCACCAATTTCTTCAGCTTTCCCGGATTCTTCCAAAAGATTTACAGCAGCCGCAAAGGCTTTCTCAAGTTCACTCCTCTCAATTCCTTCccaatcatcatcttcttcaatagtcaactctgttttctcttcattCTCTGCTTCAGCATCACTCTCCTCCACCATATTACTACTCTTTTCAACTCTAACCTCCTCAGATTCAGCGACTAAGACATCTCCACCACTTTCTTCGTTTTCTACGCAACCACTTCTTCCTAATTCTGTTACTTCCTCTTGTCCTTGACTCTTAATCTCCTCCGCTACCACGTTTTCCGGCGAGACAGAAGAAATGGACTCAGCTTCAGCCGAGTCGCTCTGTTCGTCCTGTCCTCGAACTAAGATCACCTCCTCGGCGATCACATAATTTTCCGACGAGGCTGCAGCCGAGGACTCAGCTTCACGGTCACCACAGATTTTAGCGTTTCCAGTAACAGCTTCATCGACTTCATAAACTCGATCAGCTTCTTCGCTAAGAAACCGATCGACAAGTTCCACATTCTCATCAACAACTTGGAAATTCCTCTGGCTTTCGAGAACACGAGCATCCATCTTCATACCAAAACGAACATCCTCTGTAACACCGACACCGATCTCGGGCTTGAGCGGCTGATCAGAACTCAAATCGTTCTCCACCGTAGCAACAGAAACGAGCTTGgccaaaaggaaagaaaacaagagagcAACAACCGCCGTGAGAAGCATCTCTAAGAAAACCTCCAtgatcgaagaagatgatgaaaaaggaaaGTAAGATACTTAGgatctaaagaagaagaaggagaaaggcAAAGAATGTAATTATACGAAAGGttagaaaagaaggaaaggaaaaaggaataaatgagagacaaagaagaaagcatATTCGGCTTTAAACGGGAAGCGGGTCCgtcaattatattttctcaACGCCTAAC includes:
- a CDS encoding uncharacterized protein (unknown protein; Has 30201 Blast hits to 17322 proteins in 780 species: Archae - 12; Bacteria - 1396; Metazoa - 17338; Fungi - 3422; Plants - 5037; Viruses - 0; Other Eukaryotes - 2996 (source: NCBI BLink).), which encodes MRDKEESIFGFKREAGPSIIFSQRLTAMTADLALAVLFLSSSPPHRLLP
- the ACBP3 gene encoding acyl-CoA-binding domain 3 (acyl-CoA-binding domain 3 (ACBP3); FUNCTIONS IN: acyl-CoA binding; INVOLVED IN: fatty acid transport; LOCATED IN: extracellular region; EXPRESSED IN: 6 plant structures; CONTAINS InterPro DOMAIN/s: Acyl-CoA-binding protein, ACBP (InterPro:IPR000582), FERM/acyl-CoA-binding protein, 3-helical bundle (InterPro:IPR014352); BEST Arabidopsis thaliana protein match is: acyl-CoA binding protein 2 (TAIR:AT4G27780.1); Has 2819 Blast hits to 2269 proteins in 433 species: Archae - 5; Bacteria - 548; Metazoa - 996; Fungi - 151; Plants - 324; Viruses - 30; Other Eukaryotes - 765 (source: NCBI BLink).) — protein: MEVFLEMLLTAVVALLFSFLLAKLVSVATVENDLSSDQPLKPEIGVGVTEDVRFGMKMDARVLESQRNFQVVDENVELVDRFLSEEADRVYEVDEAVTGNAKICGDREAESSAAASSENYVIAEEVILVRGQDEQSDSAEAESISSVSPENVVAEEIKSQGQEEVTELGRSGCVENEESGGDVLVAESEEVRVEKSSNMVEESDAEAENEEKTELTIEEDDDWEGIERSELEKAFAAAVNLLEESGKAEEIGAEAKMELFGLHKIATEGSCREAQPMAVMISARAKWNAWQKLGNMSQEEAMEQYLALVSKEIPGLTKAGHTVGKMSEMETSVGLPPNSGSLEDPTNLVTTGVDESSKNGIP
- the ACBP3 gene encoding acyl-CoA-binding domain 3 (acyl-CoA-binding domain 3 (ACBP3); FUNCTIONS IN: acyl-CoA binding; INVOLVED IN: fatty acid transport; LOCATED IN: extracellular region; EXPRESSED IN: 6 plant structures; CONTAINS InterPro DOMAIN/s: Acyl-CoA-binding protein, ACBP (InterPro:IPR000582), FERM/acyl-CoA-binding protein, 3-helical bundle (InterPro:IPR014352); BEST Arabidopsis thaliana protein match is: acyl-CoA binding protein 2 (TAIR:AT4G27780.1); Has 30201 Blast hits to 17322 proteins in 780 species: Archae - 12; Bacteria - 1396; Metazoa - 17338; Fungi - 3422; Plants - 5037; Viruses - 0; Other Eukaryotes - 2996 (source: NCBI BLink).), which gives rise to MEVFLEMLLTAVVALLFSFLLAKLVSVATVENDLSSDQPLKPEIGVGVTEDVRFGMKMDARVLESQRNFQVVDENVELVDRFLSEEADRVYEVDEAVTGNAKICGDREAESSAAASSENYVIAEEVILVRGQDEQSDSAEAESISSVSPENVVAEEIKSQGQEEVTELGRSGCVENEESGGDVLVAESEEVRVEKSSNMVEESDAEAENEEKTELTIEEDDDWEGIERSELEKAFAAAVNLLEESGKAEEIGAEAKMELFGLHKIATEGSCREAQPMAVMISARAKWNAWQKLGNMSQEEAMEQYLALVSKEIPGLTKAGHTVGKMSEMETSVGLPPNSGSLEDPTNLVTTGVDESSKNEIVSGER
- the ACBP3 gene encoding acyl-CoA-binding domain 3 (acyl-CoA-binding domain 3 (ACBP3); FUNCTIONS IN: acyl-CoA binding; INVOLVED IN: fatty acid transport; LOCATED IN: extracellular region; EXPRESSED IN: 6 plant structures; CONTAINS InterPro DOMAIN/s: Acyl-CoA-binding protein, ACBP (InterPro:IPR000582), FERM/acyl-CoA-binding protein, 3-helical bundle (InterPro:IPR014352); BEST Arabidopsis thaliana protein match is: acyl-CoA binding protein 2 (TAIR:AT4G27780.1); Has 2815 Blast hits to 2273 proteins in 432 species: Archae - 7; Bacteria - 546; Metazoa - 989; Fungi - 148; Plants - 324; Viruses - 30; Other Eukaryotes - 771 (source: NCBI BLink).), whose protein sequence is MEVFLEMLLTAVVALLFSFLLAKLVSVATVENDLSSDQPLKPEIGVGVTEDVRFGMKMDARVLESQRNFQVVDENVELVDRFLSEEADRVYEVDEAVTGNAKICGDREAESSAAASSENYVIAEEVILVRGQDEQSDSAEAESISSVSPENVVAEEIKSQGQEEVTELGRSGCVENEESGGDVLVAESEEVRVEKSSNMVEESDAEAENEEKTELTIEEDDDWEGIERSELEKAFAAAVNLLEESGKAEEIGAEAKMELFGLHKIATEGSCREAQPMAVMISARAKWNAWQKLGNMSQEEAMEQYLALVSKEIPGLTKAGHTVGKMSEMETSVGLPPNSGSLEDPTNLVTTGVDESSKNVSGER